The following are encoded together in the Coffea eugenioides isolate CCC68of unplaced genomic scaffold, Ceug_1.0 ScVebR1_3246;HRSCAF=4425, whole genome shotgun sequence genome:
- the LOC113757689 gene encoding aspartic proteinase CDR1-like — MARNCPVPFSSYSKLSLLVFINLILYPFTEGQTSGFSTHLIHRDSPKSPLYNPSDSNFERLHDAFHRSFARAQYFNKRISHSRSKLLSHFSSDSIQSNITSVTGDYLIKVSIGTPAVDVLAIADTGSDLTWTQCRPCIQCFKQDAPLFDPSKSTTYEQVLSCHAPLCRLDPGITVCYPGNICGYGVAYGDKSFSDGDLATDTFTFESSSGGNISIANVAFGCGHQNGGTFEETSSGIVGLSRGALSIIRQLNASIAGKFSYCLVPRNSNFSSKIHFGTNAVVSGPGVVSTTLYKKAGDTYYYLDLVGFSVGNTTIPYHFTKLDNSSPDDEGNVVLDSGTTLTFVPRQMYQPFESEIIDLTKGTRVPDPTGADLRVCYNKDNNLQIPKIVAVFLDADLILPPNNTFAEVSDGVVCLTIVPSDDTPILGNQLQINFLIGYDLVNGTVSFLPTDCTKNH; from the coding sequence ATGGCCAGAAATTGTCCGGTACCTTTTTCTTCGTATTCTAAGTTATCCCTTTTAGTCTTCATCAATTTAATTCTTTATCCCTTCACTGAAGGACAAACTAGTGGTTTTTCTACTCATCTCATACATCGTGACTCTCCAAAATCCCCCTTGTATAATCCCTCCGACTCCAACTTTGAAAGGCTTCATGACGCTTTTCATCGTTCCTTTGCTCGAGCCCAGTATTTCAACAAAAGAATCTCCCACTCTCGTTCCAAGCTTCTGTCACATTTTTCTTCTGATTCAATCCAATCCAACATCACATCCGTCACTGGGGACTACCTTATTAAAGTATCTATCGGAACCCCAGCTGTTGATGTCCTTGCCATTGCTGACACAGGTAGCGATCTTACGTGGACACAATGCCGGCCCTGCATTCAATGTTTTAAGCAAGATGCCCCTCTTTTTGATCCTAGTAAATCAACGACTTATGAACAAGTATTATCATGCCACGCTCCGTTGTGTCGTTTGGATCCTGGAATTACAGTTTGTTATCCTGGAAATATATGTGGGTATGGAGTTGCATATGGAGATAAATCTTTTAGTGATGGGGATCTTGCTACAGACACTTTTACGTTTGAATCAAGTTCTGGCGGAAATATATCAATCGCAAATGTTGCTTTTGGTTGCGGGCACCAAAATGGTGGCACCTTCGAGGAAACTTCCTCTGGGATAGTTGGACTATCACGTGGAGCATTGTCAATTATAAGGCAATTGAATGCATCAATTGCTGGTAAATTTTCCTATTGTTTGGTTCCTAGAAACTCAAACTTTTCAAGTAAGATCCATTTCGGAACAAACGCTGTTGTTTCAGGCCCTGGAGTAGTTTCAACTACGCTGTACAAGAAAGCTGGAGATACATACTACTATCTCGATTTAGTTGGCTTCAGTGTTGGAAATACAACGATTCCATACCATTTCACCAAGTTGGATAATTCTTCCCCTGATGATGAGGGTAATGTCGTACTTGATTCTGGAACAACACTAACGTTTGTCCCAAGGCAAATGTACCAACCTTTTGAATCAGAAATAATTGATTTAACAAAGGGTACACGGGTTCCTGATCCTACTGGTGCCGACTTGAGAGTTTGCTATAATAAGGATAACAACCTCCAAATTCCCAAAATTGTTGCTGTCTTTCTTGATGCTGACCTAATATTACCTCCAAACAATACATTTGCCGAAGTCTCTGATGGGGTGGTTTGTTTGACTATAGTTCCAAGTGATGATACTCCAATTTTGGGAAACCAGTTgcagataaattttcttattggATATGATCTTGTTAACGGGACGGTCTCCTTCTTGCCAACTGATTGCACCAAAAATCATTAA